One stretch of Clavibacter californiensis DNA includes these proteins:
- a CDS encoding glutathione S-transferase family protein, whose amino-acid sequence MTDQATPAGSNEAGAPGRYVEEGEFTRDTNYIEDRILRDGSQGWPVEAGRYRLVAARACPWANRSVIVRRLLGLEDAISLGLPGPTHDARSWTFDLDPEGRDPVLGTERLQESFFARFPDYPRGITVPALVDIPSGQVVTNDYPQITLDLSTEWTEHHREGAPDLYPVALRAEIDEVADLVFRDVNNGVYRCGFAGSQEAYEKAYDRLFGRLDWLSDRLSTQRYLVGDTITEADVRLFTTLARFDAVYHGHFKCNRQKLDEMPVLWAYARDLFQTPGFGDTIDFVQIKQHYYLTHTDINPTRVVPTGPETWGWLEPHGREELGGRPFGEGTPPGPVREGERVPEGHGAVPRGGRETRPSEARASVSGTPVPGSAGAGSAGRS is encoded by the coding sequence ATGACGGATCAGGCGACACCCGCAGGCAGCAACGAGGCGGGCGCTCCCGGCCGCTACGTGGAGGAGGGTGAGTTCACCCGCGACACGAACTACATCGAGGACCGGATCCTCCGGGACGGCTCGCAGGGCTGGCCCGTCGAGGCCGGCCGCTACCGCCTCGTCGCGGCGCGCGCGTGCCCGTGGGCGAACCGCTCGGTGATCGTGCGCCGCCTGCTCGGCCTCGAGGACGCCATCTCGCTCGGCCTCCCCGGCCCCACGCACGACGCCCGCAGCTGGACCTTCGACCTCGACCCCGAGGGGCGTGACCCGGTGCTCGGCACCGAGCGCCTGCAGGAGTCGTTCTTCGCGCGCTTCCCCGACTACCCGCGCGGCATCACGGTGCCGGCGCTCGTCGACATCCCCTCGGGCCAGGTCGTGACGAACGACTACCCCCAGATCACGCTCGACCTCTCCACCGAGTGGACCGAGCACCACCGCGAGGGCGCGCCGGACCTCTACCCCGTCGCGCTGCGGGCCGAGATCGACGAGGTCGCGGACCTCGTCTTCCGCGACGTGAACAACGGCGTCTACCGCTGCGGATTCGCGGGATCCCAGGAGGCGTACGAGAAGGCATACGACCGGCTCTTCGGCCGCCTCGACTGGCTGAGCGACCGCCTGTCCACGCAGCGCTACCTCGTGGGCGACACGATCACCGAGGCGGACGTGCGCCTCTTCACGACGCTCGCGCGCTTCGACGCCGTCTACCACGGGCACTTCAAGTGCAACCGGCAGAAGCTCGACGAGATGCCCGTGCTCTGGGCCTACGCGCGGGATCTCTTCCAGACGCCCGGCTTCGGCGACACCATCGACTTCGTGCAGATCAAGCAGCACTACTACCTGACGCACACCGACATCAACCCGACCCGCGTCGTGCCCACGGGCCCCGAGACCTGGGGCTGGCTCGAGCCGCACGGGCGCGAGGAGCTCGGCGGCCGACCGTTCGGCGAGGGCACGCCCCCCGGCCCCGTCCGAGAGGGCGAGCGCGTGCCCGAGGGCCACGGCGCGGTGCCGCGCGGCGGACGCGAGACGCGCCCCTCCGAGGCTCGCGCGTCCGTCTCGGGGACGCCCGTGCCCGGATCGGCGGGCGCCGGATCCGCGGGCCGCTCCTGA
- a CDS encoding S1 family peptidase — MTPESPHTPVPANDESYQIERDNAWQVDKNAVLADLRMQYPNDYAGSWRQDRAVTVAFSGLAPEGAVAFLEASPFDFTYQENVGVSEEDLAALTQELHDDAVGIAGSGVTVTTVPSLKQRSIEVLLGGEVADSSAGTGSNAGTAIAASATAEVSADEVRDKLIESVGEKRLGVLDLKVEVSPLAGIKDAGWGEAGGERLTALNGNLVCTSAFVVSSRVNADIGVLTAGHCEGTLLQNNRYIFDFRAEHQGNYGDIEVRRSPRMMDASFHYDYGRGWPVRGKDIASSGDSVCRFGHTTGRECGTVRETGVTATPASGITSRNLTAYSGVLGDLGDSGGPVYSSYTAYGMTKGFMPDKRWNLYSPIEPALQLFKLDLCTDPIGCR, encoded by the coding sequence ATGACGCCAGAGTCGCCTCATACGCCTGTTCCCGCGAATGATGAGTCGTACCAAATCGAACGGGATAATGCTTGGCAGGTCGACAAGAATGCAGTTCTCGCGGATCTGCGAATGCAGTATCCGAACGACTATGCTGGCTCATGGAGGCAGGATCGGGCCGTCACTGTAGCGTTCTCTGGATTGGCACCAGAGGGCGCGGTGGCGTTTCTTGAGGCGAGTCCGTTCGACTTCACTTACCAGGAAAACGTTGGTGTAAGTGAAGAAGATTTGGCTGCCTTGACGCAGGAACTGCACGACGATGCGGTAGGGATAGCCGGATCAGGGGTCACGGTGACCACAGTGCCTTCACTCAAGCAGCGCAGCATTGAGGTTTTACTTGGGGGTGAGGTTGCCGACTCAAGTGCGGGGACGGGCAGCAACGCGGGCACCGCGATTGCCGCCTCCGCTACAGCCGAAGTCAGTGCGGATGAGGTGCGAGACAAGCTAATCGAGTCGGTCGGCGAGAAGCGGCTTGGTGTTCTGGATCTGAAGGTGGAGGTAAGCCCCTTGGCTGGAATCAAGGACGCTGGGTGGGGGGAAGCCGGCGGAGAGCGACTCACAGCACTGAACGGTAACCTCGTTTGCACGTCGGCGTTTGTCGTAAGTTCTCGTGTAAATGCCGATATCGGCGTACTCACCGCCGGTCACTGCGAGGGCACCTTGTTGCAAAACAACCGATATATATTCGACTTTCGAGCTGAGCATCAAGGCAACTACGGCGATATTGAAGTCAGGCGAAGTCCCCGGATGATGGACGCTTCGTTTCACTATGACTATGGCCGCGGATGGCCCGTGCGCGGAAAAGATATTGCATCCTCGGGAGACAGCGTGTGCCGCTTCGGCCACACGACCGGGCGCGAGTGCGGCACAGTGCGCGAGACCGGCGTAACGGCAACACCGGCTTCTGGGATCACAAGTCGTAACTTGACGGCCTACAGCGGTGTCCTCGGAGACCTTGGCGATAGCGGGGGGCCTGTTTACTCGTCCTATACTGCTTATGGCATGACCAAGGGCTTCATGCCCGATAAGCGCTGGAATCTATATTCGCCTATCGAACCCGCTCTGCAGTTGTTTAAGCTTGATCTTTGCACTGATCCGATAGGATGCAGATGA
- a CDS encoding DEAD/DEAH box helicase, producing MARTGQRRSSARTRTIDNEGLIPVLARAVREIEQAAQRGKLKPVNRTKFQVIAVLMREERTHAKDPATPLSDPERAETLKRLDGIASILARTAARDTSVLPLLDPDAKLSETARAMRKHMLFDGGVEMVVEEEPEPEPEDPALAKLHERQVVPPSVKARVLANPFLEPDLDRPAPAAPPTRLLANWELLGPLFKSFEYGAGGGIASMDLPESPRIDRLSPQNLELMRHQARFLESVRLGHREFLLADEPGLGKTAQALLAASVADAYPLLVVVPNVVKMNWKREVERWTPHRRATVIHGDGAGLDAFADVVIVNYEVLDRHIGWLRTLGFRGMVVDEAHFIKNLQSQRSKFVLTLAESIRQRQSNPLLMALTGTPLINDIDDFRAIWQFLGWIDGDKPTSRLMGELEEAGLTPADPGFFAEARRAVIDLGIVRRRKIDVATDLPSKRIADLPVELDDDLGRSIRQAERELAARLVRRFTALVGARGTTVADVMDGPASERASLVRLVAQSELDEAKAQKTGENVFTMVRRIGQAKAVLAADYAAQLARSVGKVVFFAKHVDVMDQAEATFAKRELKSVSIRGDQSPAARQNAIDSFQNDPEVKVVVCSLTAAGVGLNLQAASNVVLAELSWTSAEQTQAIDRVHRIGQEEPVTAWRIIAAQTIDAKIAELIDSKAGLAARALDGEDFDEAGSTSVQLDALSHLLEEALAA from the coding sequence ATGGCTCGCACCGGCCAGCGGCGGTCCTCCGCCCGCACGCGCACGATCGACAACGAGGGGCTCATCCCCGTGCTGGCGCGCGCCGTGCGGGAGATCGAGCAGGCCGCCCAGCGCGGCAAGCTCAAGCCCGTCAACCGCACGAAGTTCCAGGTCATCGCCGTGCTGATGCGCGAGGAGCGCACGCACGCCAAGGACCCGGCCACCCCGCTCAGCGACCCCGAGCGCGCCGAGACGCTGAAGCGCCTCGACGGCATCGCGAGCATCCTGGCCCGCACGGCCGCGCGCGACACCTCGGTGCTGCCGCTGCTGGATCCCGACGCCAAGCTCTCCGAGACCGCCCGCGCCATGCGCAAGCACATGCTGTTCGACGGCGGCGTGGAGATGGTCGTGGAGGAGGAGCCGGAGCCCGAGCCCGAGGATCCCGCCCTCGCCAAGCTGCACGAGCGCCAGGTCGTCCCGCCGTCGGTCAAGGCCCGCGTCCTCGCGAACCCGTTCCTCGAGCCGGACCTCGACCGGCCCGCGCCCGCCGCGCCGCCCACACGCCTGCTGGCGAACTGGGAGCTGCTCGGCCCGCTGTTCAAGTCGTTCGAGTACGGCGCCGGCGGCGGCATCGCGAGCATGGACCTGCCCGAGAGCCCCCGCATCGACCGCCTCTCGCCGCAGAACCTCGAGCTCATGCGCCACCAGGCGCGCTTCCTCGAGAGCGTGCGCCTCGGCCACCGCGAGTTCCTGCTCGCCGACGAGCCCGGCCTCGGCAAGACCGCGCAGGCGCTGCTCGCGGCGTCCGTCGCCGACGCCTACCCGCTGCTCGTCGTGGTCCCGAACGTCGTCAAGATGAACTGGAAGCGCGAGGTCGAGCGGTGGACGCCGCACCGCCGCGCCACCGTGATCCACGGCGACGGCGCGGGGCTCGACGCCTTCGCCGACGTCGTCATCGTCAACTACGAGGTCCTGGATCGCCACATCGGCTGGCTCCGCACGCTCGGCTTCCGCGGCATGGTCGTCGACGAGGCGCACTTCATCAAGAACCTGCAGTCGCAGCGGTCGAAGTTCGTGCTCACGCTCGCCGAGAGCATCCGCCAGCGCCAGTCGAACCCGCTGCTCATGGCGCTCACGGGCACGCCGCTCATCAACGACATCGACGACTTCCGCGCCATCTGGCAGTTCCTCGGCTGGATCGACGGCGACAAGCCCACGTCGCGCCTCATGGGCGAGCTGGAGGAGGCGGGCCTCACGCCCGCCGACCCCGGCTTCTTCGCCGAGGCGCGGCGCGCGGTCATCGACCTCGGCATCGTGCGGCGCCGCAAGATCGACGTGGCGACCGACCTGCCCTCCAAGCGCATCGCGGACCTCCCGGTCGAGCTCGACGACGACCTGGGCCGCTCCATCCGCCAGGCCGAGCGCGAGCTCGCGGCGCGCCTCGTCAGGCGCTTCACGGCGCTCGTCGGCGCACGCGGCACGACCGTCGCCGACGTCATGGACGGACCGGCATCCGAGCGCGCGAGCCTCGTGCGGCTCGTGGCGCAGTCCGAGCTCGACGAGGCCAAGGCGCAGAAGACCGGCGAGAACGTGTTCACCATGGTCCGCCGCATCGGCCAGGCCAAGGCCGTGCTCGCGGCGGACTACGCCGCGCAGCTCGCGCGCTCGGTGGGCAAGGTCGTGTTCTTCGCGAAGCACGTCGACGTGATGGACCAGGCCGAGGCCACGTTCGCGAAGCGGGAGCTGAAGAGCGTCTCGATCCGCGGCGACCAGTCGCCGGCGGCGCGCCAGAACGCGATCGACTCCTTCCAGAACGACCCCGAGGTCAAGGTCGTGGTGTGCTCGCTCACCGCGGCGGGCGTCGGCCTCAACCTGCAGGCGGCGTCGAACGTGGTGCTCGCCGAGCTCAGCTGGACCAGCGCGGAGCAGACGCAGGCCATCGACCGCGTGCACCGCATCGGCCAGGAGGAGCCCGTCACCGCGTGGCGGATCATCGCGGCGCAGACGATCGACGCGAAGATCGCGGAGCTCATCGACAGCAAGGCGGGCCTCGCGGCGCGCGCGCTCGACGGCGAGGACTTCGACGAGGCCGGATCCACGTCCGTGCAGCTCGACGCGCTCTCGCACCTCCTCGAGGAGGCGCTGGCCGCGTAG